The DNA sequence GAACTTCACCTTCAAAATACTCCAAAGTCATAAAAGTCGAACCGATTTCAATTTCTTCTTCACCATCGAAATGAAGTACTGTGCCCAGCTCATAGGCCTCAATTATATTCGAATGCTCAAGTCTTTGAAGTGTAAAGTATTCTTTTACAAAAGTATCGAGTTCTCTTTTATGAACATCTGCCGGAAGAATTTTTATTGCATATTCTTTTTCAGGAAATTCTATATCACGGCAGAGAAAAACTTTGCTTCTTCCCTCTCCTAGTTTTTTTAATATTTCATACCGAGTATTTATCATTATTTCATTCTTGGATTTAATTTTTTACCAAGCTTTCTTCCTGAAGAATTAAACGTGAACAAAGTAAGTATCAAAGCTAGTCCTGGAAATGTTATCAGCCACCATGCTTTAGTGATATATTCCTGACCTGAACTTATCATCGATCCCCACGAAGGATATTCATTCCCGGTTCCAAGCCCGAGATAACTTAAAGCCGCTTCTGCAAGAATAACATTGCTGAATAAAAAAACCATGTTAACTATAATGGGAATAATAACTGCGGGGAATATCTCTCTGAAGAGAAGGTGAATCTTGTGTAAACCGATCAGTTCTGCAGTATAGAAAAAATCTTTTTGCTTGATGGAAAGAACTTCGCTTTTAACAATTTTAAATAAGCTCATCCAGCCGGAAATTCCAAGCACTACAATTACTGAAAACACCGAACTGCCGAATAAAGCCAGTATTAAAACAATAAGATATATAATTGGAAATGATAAAAAGACCTCAGCAAAGCGATTTAACGCTGTATCTAAAAAACCACCGCGGTAACCCGCAATGAACCCCAGAATAATCCCAATAATAAATGATAATATCACTGCTCCTAAACCAACTGAAATTGAAATCCTTGTTCCGTATATCAGGCGAGAAAATAAATCTCTCCCGAATTCATCAGTGCCGAGCAGATAAAATTTTTTCTTTCACATCGATCTTATCATTTATCATAGCCAGCTTTTCTATTTCTATTTCATTAAAAATATTTTTCTGAAAATACGTTACTTTATTTGTCTGATTTACGCTGTCGGCGAGAATAATTTTATCGTTGTATGATGGTTTAATTATTTTTTCAGATTCTGAAACGAACTTTTCCGCTCCGATTAATGATTCACTGCTTCTTAATTCTAATTGTTTCAACGAGCTTATAGGCGGCAGAAGCTTCGCAACTGAAAGCTTCCCAGAGTATTCCGGATTTTCGTCTGCGATTATGGGGGCAAAAATGAAAACAAAGCAAAGTAGAATCAGAAATGCAAACGATAAATTTATCCTTTGCTGAAGAAATGATAACTTATTTTTATAAATTAAAGTAAGGACAAATAGTAAAATCAATACTACAGAAGATAACATCGCATCAGTAAATCGATAAGTTAAGATCGTAAGAGCGGATGAAAAATCAGAAAAAAGTAATGTTGAGTAACCAAATAAAAGTGAGTAATAATCGAGTATCAATTCAAAGCGAAAGATTACTAACAAAAGCCAAAGAAAAATTATCCAGTGAAATATTTTCAGATTTAATTTCAATTGAGAATTCCTTTAAGCAATCTTTTGTCGAGCTTCAGTTTAAAAATATCCGCTAGAAAATTTGCAATAATCATCACAGCACCTGCAGTAAATACACAGCCAATTACTAATGGATAATCTCTGGAAAGAATTGAATCGATTGTCAATCTTCCCATACCAGGGAGACTGAATATTACTTCTGTTATTAATGTCCCTCCAAGAAGTATTCCCAATTCTACACCCGCAACCGAGATTATTGGCCTCAATGAATTCGGGATAACGTGTTTCTTTAAGATTGAGTTGCTTTCCAGTCCAGAGGAAACAAGATTAGTTATGAATGTCTGACTGAGTACTTCATCCATGCTGTCCTTTGTATACTTATAGAACATAGCAACGCCGGCAGCTGTAAGAGTAATCAATGGTAAAAACAGATGATGTAATGTGTCAATCACCTTTCCAAAGAAAGAAAAGTTTTCAAAGTCAAGTGAATGCAAACCGGAAATAGGAAACAAATTCCATTCAACTGAAAAAATGTAAATTAATGCAACACCTAAAACAAAAGCCGGGATCGAATAAACAAGAATTGCTGAGTTGGAAATGAAATTGTCGAGCAGCTTACTCCGCCATTTTATAACCCACACAGAAAGCCAGATACTCATCCCTATCTGCAGGATAATACTTGTAATTGCAAACACAAGTGTAAATGAAAAATACTCCCAAATGATTTCGAAGACTGGCTGCCTGTAATTATAAGAAATCCCTAAATCACCCTTGAATACATTTGTAACAAATGCAAAGTATTGATCCGCAATCGGCTGATTAAGTGAGAATTTTTCGAAAATTTTATCTGATAATTCACTCCCGAGTTTAGCCGAGATATATTTATCGGTTGGATTGCCCGGTGATAATCTGATTAATACAAATAGAAAACTTATAAGCAGAAAAAGTGTCAATAGTGAGGAAAAGAAACGAAGCAAAATTGTCTTCAAGATTCCTGATTTCATAGATGCAAGTTAGTTAATCTTCCATTCCCAGCAGTGAACCAATACCCCATATGGAGTGATTTTCAGGTTCGTAATTTTTTTATTGTAAACGATAATGTTAGGTGTCCAGTAAAGAAAAGTAACAGGCTCATCATAGTGAATTATTTCCTGGAACTTTTTAAACTTTTCATTTTTTATTTCATCGGTGATGTCTGTTTCCAACTGATCCAGAATATTATCAACTTCATCATTATTATAACTTGAAAAATTCAGAAAGCCGGTGTTTGGATCAGAATACCAGTAAGGTTTTAAATCAAGAGGAATGGGAACGCCAAAACCAGCTATCCATGCGTCCAATTTTTTTTCATAAAGATTATCTATGAAAGCTCCAAGTTCCATTTTTTCGGTGGTCAATTCAATTCCAACAGCTTTCAAATTATTTTTAATAATGACTGCTGCATATTCACGCAATGGATTTCCAACCGGGTAATAAAGTGTAAATTTAAATTCAGTATTACCTTTTTCAAGTATTCCGTTTTTGTTTCCATCCTTCCATCCTTCAGCCGCTAAAAGTCGTTTTGCTTCTTCGGGATTATAATCATATGGTTTTACATCTGCATTAAACGAGGATTTAAATATCGGA is a window from the bacterium genome containing:
- a CDS encoding ABC transporter permease, producing MILSFIIGIILGFIAGYRGGFLDTALNRFAEVFLSFPIIYLIVLILALFGSSVFSVIVVLGISGWMSLFKIVKSEVLSIKQKDFFYTAELIGLHKIHLLFREIFPAVIIPIIVNMVFLFSNVILAEAALSYLGLGTGNEYPSWGSMISSGQEYITKAWWLITFPGLALILTLFTFNSSGRKLGKKLNPRMK
- a CDS encoding ABC transporter permease — protein: MKSGILKTILLRFFSSLLTLFLLISFLFVLIRLSPGNPTDKYISAKLGSELSDKIFEKFSLNQPIADQYFAFVTNVFKGDLGISYNYRQPVFEIIWEYFSFTLVFAITSIILQIGMSIWLSVWVIKWRSKLLDNFISNSAILVYSIPAFVLGVALIYIFSVEWNLFPISGLHSLDFENFSFFGKVIDTLHHLFLPLITLTAAGVAMFYKYTKDSMDEVLSQTFITNLVSSGLESNSILKKHVIPNSLRPIISVAGVELGILLGGTLITEVIFSLPGMGRLTIDSILSRDYPLVIGCVFTAGAVMIIANFLADIFKLKLDKRLLKGILN